The following are encoded in a window of Rosa chinensis cultivar Old Blush chromosome 4, RchiOBHm-V2, whole genome shotgun sequence genomic DNA:
- the LOC112199968 gene encoding nuclear transport factor 2 yields the protein MANQTEDPPIPSAEIVGTAFVRQYYTILNQSPHEVYKFYSKDSLLSRPEADGTMTTVETVQAINEKILSLDCPSIHILTVDSQFSLANGVIVLVTGNIVGNDKVKRRFTQTFFLATQETGGYFVLNDMFKFVIDDNTNEYTPGYVAEETPNVPLNPNDELCAVTDEPIPTQTTYVEVDSANANEVNHVLKNCEESEKNVISEKSVVAEKSVVVEKGVDARQGVANHVNEAASSASSNIQKDAPKKTFASVVNALSVNKAPFNVRAPPPKPVERPRATAPAPVAPEALTRNNSTASSVEKNNGPAVKVHAIFVASLPMSATVEELDKLFKQFGSIKHDGIQVRSNKIQGTCFGFVEFESASSMQSAIKASPIEFGSRLLSIEERRANNDRGKFPSGKGGYRNDNFRGRENYSGGGGRGNYGGGRGYGRNDLRGESSQFSGQARGNGGRYGERPYQNGGKVVRQTAKPLAAA from the exons ATGGCAAATCAGACAGAGGATCCGCCGATCCCAAGTGCAGAGATTGTGGGCACTGCTTTTGTGCGTCAGTATTACACAATACTTAATCAAAGCCCTCATGAGGTTTACAAGTTTTATTCCAAAGACAGTCTCTTGAGCCGACCTGAGGCAGATGGTACAATGACAACAGTTGAAACTGTACAA GCCATCAATGAGAAGATATTATCGTTGGACTGTCCTTCTATACATATTTTGACGGTAGATTCTCAGTTTTCATTGGCCAATGGAGTAATTGTTTTAGTGACCGGGAATATAGTAGGAAACGACAAAGTGAAAAGAAGATTTACTCAAACTTTCTTTTTAGCCACGCAAGAGACAGGAGGATATTTCGTCTTAAATGACATGTTTAAGTTTGTCATCGATGATAATACAAATGAGTACACTCCTGGTTATGTTGCAGAAGAGACTCCAAATGTTCCTTTGAACCCAAATGATG AGTTATGTGCTGTTACTGACGAGCCTATTCCCACTCAAACAACTTATGTGGAGGTTGATAGTGCCAACGCAAATGAAGTTAATCATGTGTTGAAGAACTGTGAGGAGTCTGAGAAAAATGTTATTTCTGAAAAAAGTGTCGTTGCTGAGAAGAGTGTTGTTGTTGAAAAAGGTGTTGATGCAAGACAGGGTGTTGCTAACCATGTCAATGAAGCAGCTTCTTCAGCTTCTTCCAACATCCAGAAGGATGCTCCGAAAAAGACTTTTGCATCAGTT GTGAATGCCTTGAGTGTGAATAAAGCTCCCTTCAATGTGAGGGCACCCCCACCTAAACCTGTTGAGCGGCCACGTGCAACGGCCCCTGCACCTGTAGCACCTGAAGCTTTAACCCGAAACAACAGTACTGCTAGTTCTGTGGAAAAGAACAATGGTCCTGCAG TTAAAGTTCATGCCATTTTTGTTGCAAGTTTGCCTATGAGTGCAACTGTCGAAGAATTGGATAAGCTTTTCAAGCAGTTTGGATCCATCAAGCACGATGGGATTCAAGTTAGAAGCAATAAG ATACAGGGAACATGCTTTGGATTTGTGGAATTTGAATCTGCTAGTTCCATGCAGAGTGCAATAAAG GCATCTCCTATTGAATTTGGCTCTCGTTTGTTATCCATAGAAGAAAGACGAG CAAACAATGATAGAGGAAAGTTTCCTTCTGGAAAAGGTGGGTATCGAAATGACAACTTTAGGGGCCGCGAGAACTATAGTGGTGGCGGAGGCCGTGGGAACTATGGTGGAGGCCGTGGTTATGGAAGAAACGATTTACGTGGTGAATCAAGTCAATTTTCAGGCCAAGCTAGGGGCAATGGCGGGCGCTATGGAGAAAGGCCTTATCAGAATGGAGGAAAGGTTGTTCGTCAAACAGCAAAGCCGTTGGCCGCAGCATGA
- the LOC112197786 gene encoding ninja-family protein AFP1, whose amino-acid sequence MGEANEGRRRAMENLTFQMDKYPRDLLQRLMCRNDASQSKYEEEDEELELNLGLSLGGRFGVDRSEKSKLVRSSSIAVTMPFCREENDDSAAPAAAKAASYAGLMRASSLPTETEEEWRKRKELQTLRRLAAKRRRSEKQRNSSKEEEERREFEVGPTSGVRANNPAVVQPFWPAVTAARQAVGGGGGGVDPLAKGKNDILGGFQGFGLQPSSQGSVESQGVGSSSGLSEMESKPLQGSSSCGEAKSPISNQDPRSNQGTTLRSLGSLTPEHASRISRAVVENMCKKPNPSENKGRETRTNAMEDMPCVFTKGDGPNGRKIEGILYRYGKGEEVRIMCVCHGTFLSPAEFVKHAGGGDVAHPLRHIVVNPAATAFL is encoded by the exons ATGGGCGAAGCTAACGAAGGGAGGAGGCGAGCAATGGAGAACTTGACGTTTCAGATGGATAAGTACCCGAGAGATCTGCTGCAGAGATTAATGTGCAGAAACGACGCGTCGCAGTCGAAATatgaggaggaggatgaggagCTGGAGCTGAATCTGGGGCTGTCTTTGGGAGGAAGATTCGGAGTAGACAGGAGCGAGAAAAGCAAGCTAGTCCGATCTTCCTCGATTGCGGTGACTATGCCGTTTTGTAGGGAAGAGAACGACGACTCGGCGGCTCCGGCGGCGGCGAAGGCGGCGTCGTACGCTGGGCTGATGAGGGCGTCGTCGCTTCCGACGGAGACGGAGGAGGAGtggaggaagaggaaggagtTGCAGACGCTGCGGCGGTTGGCGGCGAAGCGGAGGAGGTCCGAGAAGCAGAGGAACAGCAGcaaggaggaagaggaaaggCGTGAATTTGAGGTGGGACCCACTTCAGGGGTGAGGGCGAATAATCCGGCGGTGGTGCAGCCGTTTTGGCCGGCTGTGACGGCGGCGAGGCAAGCGgttggtggtggcggtggagGAGTGGATCCCTTGGCgaagggtaaaaatgacatttTGGGTGGCTTTCAGGGGTTTGGCCTGCAGCCCAGTTCTCAGGGCTCGGTGGAGTCACAAGGTGTTGGAAGCTCGTCGGGGTTGTCAGAAATGGAGAGTAAACCTCTTCAAG GATCCAGCAGCTGTGGTGAAGCAAAAAGCCCTATTAGTAATCAGGATCCACGAAGCAATCAGGGCACCACCCTTCGTTCTTTGGGGTCATTGACGCCTGAGCATGCATCCAGAATTTCCAGGGCTGTCGTGGAAAACATGTGTAAGAAGCCTAATCCTTCAGAAAATAAAGGAAGGGAAACTAGGACGAATGCCATGGAGGATATGCCTTGTGTTTTCACAAAAGGAGACGGTCCTAATGGGAGAAAAATAGAAGGAATCCTATACCGATATGGGAAGGGAGAGGAAGTAAGAATAATGTGTGTATGCCACGGCACCTTTCTTTCTCCGGCAGAGTTTGTGAAGCACGCAGGAGGTGGTGACGTTGCGCACCCGCTTCGGCACATAGTTGTAAATCCTGCTGCAACTGCCTTTTTGTGA
- the LOC112199704 gene encoding uncharacterized protein LOC112199704 gives MTVEREGGEDNHETRGALISDENDDTPHREEENLRINPKLGLPPQLLNCGSSSNATFFNHFFIGDFNSGSGFLSTGRSISVTNNKIPPPNSPSPYHTARVLTTASSYSLSIRKIGTHLEFVTEDNRAKPTSLCKASGTTIEKRRRQISFVSNFTEMGRPILCFPDLQPFGPPLQEEPTTATPNHPASDRKRAIQTSRRELFTSESNIKAKR, from the exons ATGACCGTAGAAAGGGAAGGAGGAGAAGACAATCACGAAACGAGAGGAGCTCTAATTTCTGATGAGAATGATGATACTCCTCACAGAGAGGAGGAGAA CTTgagaatcaatcccaaactgggcctaCCTCCTCAACTGCTGAACTGCGGCTCTTCCTCCAACGCCACCTTTTTCAACCACTTCTTCATCGGAGATTTCAATTCGGGGTCGGGTTTTCTCTCCACAGGCCGATCTATTTCAGTCACGAACAACAAAATCCCACCTCCAAACTCACCCTCTCCTTACCACACAGCAAGAGTTCTCACCACTGCTTCAAGCTATAGCTTAAGCATCAGGAAAATTGGAACTCACTTG GAATTTGTGACTGAAGATAATCGTGCTAAACCAACCAG TCTTTGTAAAGCCTCAGGCACTAcaatagaaaagagaagaaggcAAATCAGTTTCGTCTCCAATTTCACAG AAATGGGAAGACCAATCCTATGCTTCCCAGACCTACAACCCTTTGGACCACCACTGCAAGAAGAGCCAACCACTGCAACACCAAACCATCCTGCTTCCGATAGAAAAAGAGCCATTCAAACAAGCAGAAGAGAATTATTCACCTCTGAATCGAACATAAAAGCCAAGAGGTAA
- the LOC112195807 gene encoding uncharacterized protein LOC112195807 translates to MLLSAVAKQAVKMGNGNVEWVVLDWNVNAIKFYEEMGAKIMQEWRICSSSRSLPRPRLFCSLFFILLSKRSFTPSDDYLFNCGSSSNATFFNGDFNWGSVFLSIGRSISVTNNKIPPPNSPFPYHTARVLITASSYSLSIRKIGTHLEFVTEDNRAKPTSLCKASGTAIEKRRR, encoded by the exons ATGCTACTTTCGGCGGTGGCGAAGCAGGCGGTGAAGATGGGGAACGGGAATGTGGAGTGGGTTGTGCTGGATTGGAATGTGAATGCGATTAAGTTTTATGAGGAAATGGGGGCCAAGATTATGCAGGAGTGGAGGATTTGCAG TTCCTCCAGAAGCCTCCCAAGACCCCGACTTTTTTGCTCTCTTTTCTTCATCCTGCTTTCTAAACGGTCCTTCACTCCCTCAGACGACTACCTCTTCAACTGCGGCTCTTCCTCCAACGCCACCTTCTTCAACGGAGATTTCAATTGGGGGTCGGTTTTTCTCTCCATAGGCCGGTCTATTtcagtcaccaacaacaaaatcccACCTCCAAACTCACCCTTTCCTTACCACACAGCAAGAGTTCTCATCACTGCTTCAAGCTATAGCTTAAGCATCAGGAAAATTGGAACTCACTTG GAATTTGTGACTGAAGATAATCGTGCTAAACCAACCAG TCTTTGTAAAGCCTCAGGCACTGcaatagaaaagagaagaaggtAA